The region AGATAGTGGAACCGGGAATGATTGCCACAGATTTTGGAGGTCGTTCTTTTGATTTTCAAGCGGGAGAAATTGCCGATTATCAACCAATTATTGGAGCTTTAATGAAACAATGGCAAAACCCAGACAACAGCTCTTCAGCAGCGAGTTTAGTAGCAGATGTAATTTATACAGCTGTATCTGATGATAGTGAACAGCTAAGATATAGAGCAGGTGATGATGCAAACTTCTTGCTAGACAGTAGAAAAAAGATGACAGATAATGAGTTCTTTTCTATGATGAATAATCAAATGGGAAAATAAAACGATAGCTAACAATATGTATAAGCAATAGCGGTTTGAGAGCGATCTCAAACCGTTTTTGTATTTAATTAAGTATCTTGGTTTCCGAAAAGTTAGTGGATTCTTAATCCGCTACTGCTCATACATTAAACGTTAGCAGTAATGTAAATAAACTGAAAATTAATTAAAAAAAAGAAATTAAATGACTATTTTAAAACCAGCAAAACTTATAATAACTGCAATTCTATTACTTATTTTTAGTACTACCGTATTTGCTCAAAAATTGGAGCCAAAAGAAAGAATACTAGAGCCAGAGCACGTAATAGCTTCTAAGTTAACGGGAAAAGAGTATCAATTGTACATCTCTTTTCCTGACAGTTATTCAACGAAAGACACACTTTCTTACCCAGTTTTATATGTTTTGGATGGCAGATATTCCTTTTACTCAATCTTAGCAGCAAAAGAGGCTTCAGATCTATCAGGATCTTTAGAAGAAGTCATCATTGTCGGCATTGGATCTGGATTAGACATCCAAAGTTGGTTGAAAAATAGACTGTACGATTATACTCCAACCATTAATACTGCTAGAGAAAGAGCCTTAGAAAAACGTTGGGGTTTTGCAGCAGGCGAATTAAAATCTGGAGGGGCTACTAAATTTCTAAAAAGTCTTAAAACCGAAATCATCCCATTTATTGACAAACATTACAAAACAAATGCTGATAGAGGGATTTCGGGACACTCGCTGGGAGGATTATTTGCTGCCTATTGTTTGATAAATTCTGATGGGTATTTCACCCGATTTGGTATCAACAGTCCTGCATTTTATTGGGACAATGAAAAAGTATTGAACCAAGCAGTTTCTCAATTTACTCTGAATGAATCTTTTGATATGCCTGCAACGAAAGTATTTATTTCGGTTGGTGGAAATGATAAAAATGATGGAAATAATTATGTTTCTCAAATGAAAAAATTTCAAACATCTCTTAAAAATGCTGATTATGAAAATGTAGATTTTAACTGGCAAATATTTGAAGGGGAGTCACATGTATCCGTATATCCTGCAATGATAAGTAGAACCATTATGGCGCTGTATGGTAATAAATGATCAACTAAAACAAAAAAACTACAGCCAACAATGTATATAAAAAATAGGCAAAAAAACACTAGAGTCCAAGATTTTGGCTTATATCAAACTTTGTGTTTAACCGAAAGTTTCATGCTTCGGAATCGCCTACTTTTCATATACAAACACTTTGATAGTCATACGGTACGTTAAACGAACATATTCAAAATCCAATATTAAAATGAAAATCAAAAAATCATCTCACTACTACCTTATATGTGCCCTAGGAATGCTGATTGCAATTTCTTTTTTAGCGTCATGTATAACTGATAAAACTGATGAAGAAACTATAACACTGAATTTGGGGGAGATCGATTTTAATCCAAAACCTGATACATGCTGGGCGCGTAAGACATTGACAGGTAAGTGCTATAAGTTTACTTCATCTTCTGCTCAAGTATTCGAAACTAAAACTGGAGTTTTAAGAATAAATGAGCCTGAAGGTGAGACAATTGGAACTATTGTAACGTACTCTGGTGGACTGGGCACTTACTATAAAAAAGCTTTTAATGAAGAATCATTAAAAAAAGGATACCGTGTAATTCAAATAAAATGGAACGAAGGATGGTTCAAAGCTAGCAAAGAGGAGCAAGAAGGATTTCGTAAGTTAGCTGTTCATCCTGCTTCTATTACACAGTATATTTATGATAATTTAGTAGAAAAAGATAAGCCATTTATTCTTTATGGTTATTCGGGAGGTGCTGCACAAATAGCTTATATGCTTAGTTTTTATGGAATCGATAATATCACAGACAAGGCCATTATTTTTGCTGGTTTTTGGATGGGAAGGTTAGATATTGGATGTTTTGATACCGACCCTTTAAATAGTCAACTTAATTACTCTGAGAAAGCCAGAACAGCAATAGATCAAAGTTTAGGTTTTAATAAAAATGAAAAAGGACCTTGTGCACTGCGCGACAGTACCTTTACAGATATTTATAAAAATTCCAGTATTTCCTATGGGGGGAATTACTACTATCCAAATACGGATGTTTATCTTGTATATGGAGGGAATGATCAGGTCGGGGCTTTAAATCAAGGGCTAACTTATTATGAACAACTGGCATCTGCCAGGTCACCATATGTCCACATGCAAATTGTTGAAGGGGCAGGACATAATATTTTACGAGATTCGTTGGGATTTGAAACACTTAGAAAAATATTATTTACTGAAGTAGATTTAAAAACGACAACCAACAATAAATAAACGGCAATAAAACGACCGTTTATTGAGGACGTTGCCAGTAATTTGAATGAACCACTTCAATCTCATAACAAGTTTAATTTTATTAGGATTAACAGTCCTTTGTTTTTGGCTTCCATATAAACACGGAAACAAACAAATTGGAATTATAACTGGAATTATTTTATCCCTAATAATTGCTTGGACAATTCTGGCTGAATTGGAATTTCTTGTGATTTTTATTTGGCCATTTATTTTTGTC is a window of Nonlabens sp. MB-3u-79 DNA encoding:
- a CDS encoding alpha/beta hydrolase, which produces MTILKPAKLIITAILLLIFSTTVFAQKLEPKERILEPEHVIASKLTGKEYQLYISFPDSYSTKDTLSYPVLYVLDGRYSFYSILAAKEASDLSGSLEEVIIVGIGSGLDIQSWLKNRLYDYTPTINTARERALEKRWGFAAGELKSGGATKFLKSLKTEIIPFIDKHYKTNADRGISGHSLGGLFAAYCLINSDGYFTRFGINSPAFYWDNEKVLNQAVSQFTLNESFDMPATKVFISVGGNDKNDGNNYVSQMKKFQTSLKNADYENVDFNWQIFEGESHVSVYPAMISRTIMALYGNK